The Euphorbia lathyris chromosome 4, ddEupLath1.1, whole genome shotgun sequence genomic interval ATGGTATTGCGCTTGTGAATGAACTGTGATACTCAACCAATACGCAACAGAAAAACAGATCCAACTTCCTTCATAAAACCACAAAATTACTGCTCTATATTTGCAGATACGAGAAAACCTAGGAAGGAATCATCCGACCCATTATGGCTGATCAGGGCAAAGTGGATACGCAACTTTTTCAGCTCCTCTCCAGTCTCCTCCAACAAGTTGGTTTCCttccaatttcaatttcaatttcaatttaatgTTGTTTTGCTTACTCGATTCAATAGTTTCTGTTAttcaaatcatatttttttttaataagaatcTTTTACGATTGTCGTGAAATTCTCCTTTTTCAATTGATGTAGCAATCAATTTTTGTGCGGTTAGGCTTCGGATACAACTGCTAAGAGCCTTCCTTTGGCTTTTCCTTGTTTCATATACACCTTCTAATTCATGTAATTAGGTTTTACTTCTTAGATTCAGGAATTTATATGCAGTGTTCCTGGGTTCTTTACATGGGTCTTTGTTAATTTACTTAATTACAGATCTTAATCAATGATTTGAATGCCTTTGAAGGATACGGTAAAATTAAAAGGAATATGTTGGTGTACACGAGGGAATTGTTGCTATCATAATGTTCTCTGAGTTGCTATACAACTCTTTCTTTGTGAATGGTTTCATAATGACTAAAGAGCATCaaaaggaaaaaagagaaaGTTTAAAAATTACTCAACCAACTCATTACACCATTCCAGGACATTATACAAGTGTTTAACTATGATACCAAACTTAGCTTGATGTCCTAATTTGCATCTAACCCGATAGACAGGAAGGAACtgtgacttctttttcttctctttcaGGAGAGTACATAATAGGTAGGTGGTGCTATGGTTAGTTGATACTGAAATCTGTGAATACTGGAAATAGCTGAAGTGGCCATCACGGTTAGATTCAGATCATAGGTGGCTAATGAAAGAATTATTTACATACAGTCATTCAATTTTACTTTAATCTGATTAAGCCCTTTGAATTGGATGTTCAAACTACATGGGTATAGCTGCTGCAGCATTGATGCCAGGAACTTCTTTAATGTTTTATTAGCATGGGTTATTGATGCTTCTCACaaggtattttatttttatcattaatgAGCCTAGCGAGTTGGAGCTAAATGTAAGCTTCTATTGTAAgaggaaataaaaaaattcactaTGTATTGACTTGTGTTTTTGTTGCAAAATTTGAGATCAAAACATGTTGACTGCATAATTTATATACCTTGACTGAGCAAGAGTTTAATATTCTGTAGATGTTGATTCCTTTCTacttaattcattaattaatgtAGGTAGAAGCACTTACTAATCAGGAAGAAGTAGAATTACGAGCCAAAATCGAAGCGCTTGGTTTAGAGGTTAAAAAAGTTCCTTCAAAGTCGACAAACAATCTTGATGAGGTAGATTAAGGTCCTGACAAGTTGTTTCAAAAGTTGAAAAGAAGACCACAGAGAGACTAGTATATCTCTCATTTTTGAGTTTGTTAATTTTACTTGCAGCTGGAAATAGCTAGAGAATTGGATAAATTATCAGCCAAGTTGGATGATGTGGATGAAATGATATCCTCAGCCATGGCTTCAGACCCACAGGTACAATCACTCCTGAGCAGTACTGCTGATGTATGGATGCCAGTTATTACAGCTACAGCGGAAGAGCGACGTAATTTTACAGCATCAATAGGAGATGATGCTCCTGAGGAGAAAGCAAAGAGTTCCAATTGATTTTGCAAGCTTCTCCTTCTCATATAGTTTATGTCTGCCCAGTCATTGTTTTGTAGGCATTATGCTTTTGTTTTAGAGTGAGAGGGATGGTGGAGGAATACAATATTTCTCATCCATCAACTTTGTACTTGCCTTGGCTGATGAAAGCCATCCTCAGTGTCAGTGATGGTGACTCAATTATGTTCTTATTTATGTTGTGgctacatatataattatttactaCATACATACAGATGAGTGTGTCAATGGGTGCCATTCAAAGCCTTCCACAAACTAATCAATTTggaaaggcctaatacatcatctcctgaacttgtacaaaacttgtccaaaatagtagattagATCCCTGAACTTTGTacgtgtctcaccagctccctaaacttgcttatttcgtatcatcagttccctaaacttgttcataaaagtagattagctccctgaactttataagtgtctcaccaacttcccaaacttgtttattctgtaacaactaaatacaaaaatcataatactaactctcgatcctcatCAATTCAATCTCtaacctgcaacactaactttaataataggttgaaaggtatgagaaacgaaaaaattacctctcgaatagatgaagacgtatttttagaatttaggtttaataagtttttgtatttagttgttacgtaataaacaagttcagggagttggtgagatatttgcaaactttagggagctaatctacttttatggacaagtttagagagccgatgatatgaaataagcaagtttagggagctggtaagacatttgcaaagttcagaaAGCGAATTTACTATTTTGGATATAATGTGTTAGTCCATTTGGAAATATGAATGACAAAAATAAAGCAAATCAGTATCACGGATGAAAAATACCCCTTAAGAATCACATGCGATGGGGATGAAAAATTTGTTATTTCTGAAATTGGGACAGATATCGAGAATGTCCTCCCTATCCACGGATTTGATCCATATATCCAAATTGttattaaaattgaaataaggtattaaaataggtctatggtttttttgaaaagtatcaatttagacttcatttgtaaaatatcatcaatacagacttaacgtttaaaaaatgtaccaatttaggtctcgatagTAGAACGTGACATGTCAATCATAGTATTTCATTGAGTTCTGATCGAGGTCTAAATTGGtatcttttttaaacgttaagtatgtattgatgttattttgcaCATGGAGCCTAAATTTGTATCTtttttaagggaaaattacatagaaaattcattttttaaaaacaatttacaattatgtcaagtcataattttggattatgtcaaactagtaaaatcaatactttaaatatattttaggattagaatttataaattagaagtctagaattgATTtgctagggtttatgatttatgaattggagtctaaattttttaaattatgatgtaaaatcataatatataaagaataatgacatattaagaattaagtttggtaacatgacttagttgtaattttgtacttaattatgatattcatgtatttgatccattttttaaatgttaagtctGTATTGATACTATTTTGCAGGTGAAGCCTAAGTTGATACTTCCTCAAAAACCattggcctattttggtacctaatcccaataaaattatatatatatgatttgcatattaacattaattttttatatttacttaatttaattataatactAATTAAAAATAGGTTTAAACCACTAATTGACCCTTGATCTATTCAAATTTTTGTCATTTGGactctgacctattatttggtcatatttggtcCCTGATCTATCCCagttggtgaaatttcacccaatttgtgtTAAAACTTAACTGAATCATTATCTTATTGATAAGTAACAATATTTTaacacttgaacttaatagattttagtttagaatttatttttttatttttttattttttaatctaattaattatttccataTAATGtagtaaaaaaaactttaagaaatattACGTGtcaagttcaagtgtcaaaatatcgttatttgtcaatgagataacgattcaGCTAGGTATCcatacaaattgggtgaaatttcaccaattgggttAGGTAAGGGGCAAAACATGACCAAAATAATAGGTCAAGGACCAAATAACCAAATTTTGGATAGAGCAGGGatcaaataatgctttaagccttAAAAATATTGTATCGtagtatttgtttttaatttaaacatgGCATAACATCCATTTGGCTTTCGAAACGTAAATTTCAAACTCAGTTAGGACCTTagactatcaaaatcatcaatcaagttcatgaattaagcaaaaatcatcaattgagtcctcaaCGAAAATCATTTGGTTGAACAATTTCAGACTCTTTTCCCCAAActtattttgaaccaacacataaATCATTACAGTCTGTATCAAATAATCACAATTTCTGATTCTAAGATAAAATAATGAATCAATTGATTATTTTTGCTTAATTTACCTAATTGattattttaatagtttaaactTTAAAGTTTTAGGGGACTTTGAAACTTTAATTTTCGAGCTCAAATAAGGGTCATGCCTTTAGAGCATCTTCAAGAGACtcttaggctctgttctttttgactgaaattaaattaaattaacttaactaaaattaaattaactgaactgaactgaatgctactgaactgagcttaacttaacttaacttaactacaccaaataattataattataatcaattatatattaatgatatattttatatttaaataattataattataataaaaaatgataaattatatataataaattataaattatatataagtaattataattataataaagggaaaagtataaaaataaaccttgtggttacacctattttcgatcgtcacccttgtggtttaaaagtttacaaaatggtacattgaggttcattccgttagcaaacacataccaaattgactaacggtgttaaaagtcaaaaggaaaagaactagtttggtccttatatttatttattttataaattaacccccttattatttaattatcataaacaaatcccaaaataaaaaataaaaatcaaatacaccatcttctccctctctaaaaaaatatagttaAAGAGAATAACTAAATCCTATTTTGTTTGAACAAAGTGATAgaactttgaaaaaaaaatcacatgaaTATTATCAATGACAGAAaacaatatattaatttatttttgtaacaatatatttatttattttcttagtttttaTACGAATTGGTTGAAATCACTCATTGATATAAAAATAGTCCAAAGATTGGACTTAAGACCTGTTTTCATGTTATGTTATAAATTGTAATCAAATATGCAACGAAGCAAACTTTCCGAGCCGATCGCCGGCAAACTGGTGGACGGAGGAGCTATCAATTTTAGATGTAAAATTCTTAGGGAAAATAATTTCTGCAATGAAACAACGCGGAGCAAAAGCACCAACTATTGCTAGCGCAATCATAACTTACACAGAGAGAAATTTGAGGGATCTGGTTCGAGATCATTCCGGCAATACAATCAAATTCATTAATTTCAAGGATTGCGATATTAGAATTCATCAACGGGAAATTCTTGAAGACATAGTCTCTATCTTACCTTGAGAGAAAGCTTCGAAATATGCAACGAAGCAAACTTTCCGAGCCGATCGCCGGCAAACTGGTGGACGGAGGAGCTATCAATTTTAGATGTAAAATTCTTAGGGAAAATAATTTCTGCAATGAAACAACGCGGAGCAAAAGCACCAACTATTGCTAGCGCAATCATAACTTACACAGAGAGAAATTTGAGGGATCTGGTTCGAGATCATTCCGGCAATACAATCAAATTCATTAATTTCAAGGATTGCGATATTAGAATTCATCAACGGGAAATTCTTGAAGACATAGTCTCTATCTTACCTTGAGAGAAAGCTTCATTTTCAATCAATTTCCTCTGTTGTTTGCTCCGGGCAGCGATCTTCCTCAAGGCCTCCGCGTCTTCCAAGGCGGAGCTAGAGAAACGGATCTCGTCGATATTAGAGCAGGCGATGACCGATGATCTTCTAATCGTGTCTATCACTTATGATGGCGAGAGACTTTGCGATTTGGATAGCATGAGGAAGATAATTTCTGGATTTGTTGAGAAAAAGAAGAGTACGGTTGTTTTTGGTGGTGCCGATAAGATAGTTGTTCGCCGGCGATTCAGAGAGTTGTGATAATTAGAGagggagaagatggtataattgatttttatgtttttattttgaggtttgtttgataattagataataatggggttaatttatcaaataaataaatataaggactaaattaaatatttttcgtttgacttttaacaccgttaatcaatttggtatgtatttgctaacggaatgaacttcaaggtaccattttgtaattttttaaaccACGAGGGTGCGattgaaaacaggtgtaacacaagttttatttttatacttttccctataaTAAATCagtatgaattatatataaataataataccttataggtgcccgctatggttactttgttttttacaaagtaccgttacttggtgtggttttcaccattggattaattttcacTATTGGATTTATTATATATAACCATATtacaattataataaataatgattaattatatataaataatactaaattataaattataataaataataatatattatatataaataattataattataatatataatatataatgatgaattatatataaataatactaaattataaattataataaataattatacattatatataaataattataataaataatgatgaattatatataaataacactaaattataaattatatataaataattataattataataaataatgaagaatataaataatatcaaattataaattataataaataataataaataataataaataatatataaatagttataattataataaataatgatgaattatatataaataatattaaattatatattatatataaataataataaattatatataaataattataattataataaataataataattattgaaattaaattaagggaaaagtacaaaaataaaccttgtggtttggcccattttcgaagtgcacccctgtggtttaaaagtttgcaagtcggtgccttgaacttcattccgttagcaaagaggggtaaaattgactaatggtgttaaaagtcaaaggaaaaatagttaatttggtccttatatttaataattttataaattaagcatccttattatctaactatcacaaacaaaccccaaaataaaagttaaaaattcaattataccatcttcttcattactctttaatttttttctttctctctcatcttttttaatttttctctctctaaaatcaagtttctctctctaatcaCAGTTCAATAATTTCTTCCCATTAGAAGAATGAGACTCAGACACTCAGCACAAAATGgataataaacaaataaattacttgaacaacaaaataataaaccaaaaaaagtGAGCAAAAAGCTCTGGGATTGAAAGAGAAAGCATGGAAGCAGAGCTTTTGGTGAGACACACATAAAATATCCTAATGACAGCGACCGTTTATGCGGCGGCAGCAACCTCTTCCATGGCGGCCACCGCTTCCATCCGCTGCTCTTCCTCTTCCTTGCCGTACCTTCCACCTCGCTCCACATCTTTCAGCTCTTCCATCAAACAATTCTCAGGTActttctcttctctttctttctcaacAATGTTGAATTTATGCCACACTAATTCTACTCGTCAATtagaataataattaattgaataGAAATTGAGTGGAAATATTTCAGGAACAGACCCGTTGAAGGACAACCGCTTACTTCTTCAGGTCGAAGCCTTAGATGATACTGATGAAGCAAGGCATACATCTGCAGTTGTCAATGAATTGTCCAGGGAGATGTCACGAATTCTGATCTCTCATCCTTTGAATGCAAAACGGGCGTCGGAAGGGAAGAACATTGCCAATATTGTCCTTTTACGAGGATGCGGTATTCGAATTGAGGTGTGTTGTTTGTACCCATCCATTGAAGAAATTATTGAACTGTGATTCTAGAgagaaacttgattttagagagagaaaaatttaaaaagatgagagagaaagaaaaaaattaaagagtaatggagaagatggtataattgaatttttattttttattttggggtttgtttgtgatagttagataataaggatgcttaatttataaaattattaaatataaggaccaaattaactattttccttttgacttttaataccgttagtcaattttacccctctttgctaacggaatgaagttcaaggcaccgacttgcaaacttttaaaccacaggggtgcacttcgaaaatcggccaaaccacaaggtttatttttgtacttttcccttaaattAATTGAACTTAATttaactgaattgaactgaactttgcttatgctgaaattaagtaaaaaagaacagggccgtagtgcactctctaaaaataataaaaataattgactattagtgatttaagagtgactactacatatcatctccaacaatatttttatattcactctttatttattattgttcTATCTATCAATACTGAAAGGAGAGAGACTCCTCAATAGTATGTCGTCGCGTATGTTAGATATAAGGTTTGTCGATACACAACCCTTTCAAATGTTAGATATTAGTGAAATCAGTCCCGTTCAATTGGACCCTAATGACCAAGTTGTATTTGGACCTTCACCATTAGATTAATCTATAACATAATCCTACGGTGttaaaatttacaaattaaatattaatttaactggttattttttctttttaatcaattaatctAATAAAATATTCCTAAAGATAAGCTAAATGTTTCACTTGAGACAAACAACACtgtagagagagaggaagaatgCTGTAGAGAGAGAAACCATCGTTTTTCACCGCTTTTCTGGATTATAGTCCCGTTCTTATCAAAAGAATCTCAATTATAGCGATGGTTTCTCTTGAAAACTTTTCTGGAATTTCAAGACCTATTTCTGCCGAAAAATTGCACGGGAATTATTCAATCTGTTGAGCAAAAATACCAGTCCTGCTGGAgaaattttttaggaaaaaaatctAAATCCTCAGTCCCGTTAGACGTGATTCTTCGACTTCGTCAAACTATTAAACAGAGTAATTAAggcatgaaattttattaaacagAGTAATACTGATACTGGGGATTGAAGGGCTGTGGAAAAACTGGAAGATGGAAGTTGTTGAACCAGAGGGAACGAGGAAGGAGGTAGTCTGCTTATTTTTAGGAATATTTTATTagattaattgattaaaaagaaaaaaataatcagttaaataatatttaatctATAAATTTTAACACCGTAGGATTATGTTATAGATTAATCTAATGATGAAGGTCCAAATACAATTTGGTCATTAGGGTCCAATTGAACGGGACTGTATAAATAAGCCCCACAATTAAATCCGAATGGCTTAATACCTTCCTAGTCCCTTCAAGTTGGCCCAATATTGCAACTGATCCCGTACTTATATTTTTAACAAGTAACTCTCATATTTGCTTATTTCGAACAAATAACCTTTCAAATAGGATATTTCGGGAGTTTTTTTTGCCATTTACTTAATGTATCATtagattagttagatgtaaCAACCgataatttgaatttttttttttatttttgatgtaatattatgttgaatatttttttagatttaggggttatttgttccaatttAGCAATTGGAGGGGTTATTTATTCCAAATAAGCAAATTGAGGTGGTTATTTGTTAAAAGCGTAAGTATGAGATCAGTTGTAGTATTGGGCCAATTTGAGGGGACTGGAAGGATATTAAGCCAATCCGAATGTATCCCACGTTCACATTCATTTTTGCTTCATATTCTGTATCCTTCCATTTTCTTAACATTAAAACCTTgaataaaaaacattaaaatccTAAATTCTACAATAAAATCTCCTTTTAACCTTTGATTAGTATAAACCACTCGTGCCTGCTATCCTCACTTcctttaaaaacaaagtaaatttaCTTTGTTTCAATAACAAATAGTATTGCGACATGtgtcaaattaatttaaaataaattaaattatattaaaagttgaCCTGCTATTACATGTTACCACTAAATAGGGAAAATTAAAGTTACACAAGGTAGAATATAATTCTATTCACCAAACTACTTTAtggaaattgacactactttacggaaaatctaaaaaatctttacaaatttccgtaacatttctataatttcccgtaaattaattattttttgttaaattattaataaaaaaataattttaattatatccaccaaaccactttacgaaaattaacactactttacgaaaaatctaaaaaacctttacaaattttcgtaacatttctataattttccgaaaattaattattttgttaaattattaataaaaaaataattttaattatatccaccaaaccactttacgaaaattaacactaatttacggaaaatctaaaaaacctttacaaatttcgtaacatttctataatttttcgtaaattaattattttttgttaaattattaataaaaaaataattttaattatatccatcaaatcactttacgaaaattaatattagtttacggaaaatctaaaaaacctttacaaatttccgtaacatttctataatttttcgtaaattaattattttttgttaaattattaataaaaaaataattttaattctatccaccaaaccactttacaaaaattgacactactttactgaaaatctataaaacctttacaaattttcgtaacatttgtataattctacgaaaattaattatttttggtaaattattaataaaaaataattttaattctatccaccaaaccactttacgaaaattgacactattttacgaaaaatctataaaacctttacaaatttccgtaacatttgtataattctacggaaattaattatttttgataaattattaataaaaaataattttaattctattcacCAAACAACTtcacgtaaattgacactactttacggaaaatctataaaacatttacaaatttccgaaacatttctataattttatgtaaattaattattttttattaaattattaataaaaaaataattttaattctatccaccaaaccactttacgaaaattgacactactttacggaaaatctataaaatctttacaaatttccgtaacatttctataattttaagtaaattaattattttttgttaaattatta includes:
- the LOC136225504 gene encoding uncharacterized protein produces the protein MADQGKVDTQLFQLLSSLLQQVEALTNQEEVELRAKIEALGLEVKKVPSKSTNNLDELEIARELDKLSAKLDDVDEMISSAMASDPQVQSLLSSTADVWMPVITATAEERRNFTASIGDDAPEEKAKSSN